The proteins below come from a single Argentina anserina chromosome 1, drPotAnse1.1, whole genome shotgun sequence genomic window:
- the LOC126804091 gene encoding protein PHYTOCHROME KINASE SUBSTRATE 4, which produces MDRSKGVSSGSSSNIGDRNAAFSAYGRPDHEKDGVAAGDDSTEISIFEAQKYFNETIIDAQKVTNNTKNNNPATAINYRAVSSHLGNNVTVDNMEQPPRFSWASSSVHDEYSSINMARNNYRARSFHAAATPTASSEASWNSQTGLLSHPAGTVAVSLRSPTQHHDQKKSRGMAPSPSSSSSSPRVRWFSFPRRCPCSSKKSVRVEDKMSSSQQPAKTTSPSHFPAAAPRSISLDLRNQTPMSKSVMAAREDQHVMWGEERRRRWEEQLTIKLPSAGNPHNRLCRPLPAAGELQPQHTNAFSFPILKLNGRGTSWSSSSPVLKLQQPATLKQEPALVREGAEPLTTSVEEQSSTTISIRKPTITDHSSTTGLTFPGSPPKSRVIMNNDDDLGSDASSDLFEIESFSASTQTTATANNYTSALYHQYNNYRRDSMEDDAPSFNAIRGLYRRRSSLDIEPMTPSSADQYCYEPSEASIDWSVTTAEGLDRPSTSSEADYHHDELEKTSRSRRSSSAGGSYGLLSCRWEKAVSVGPNPVRLVSSGGAAVAVGDEVMKHVGSRPPLPNKPRSSHLSNPHATSFYA; this is translated from the coding sequence ATGGATCGATCAAAAGGGGTCAGTAGtggcagcagcagcaacattgGAGACAGAAATGCAGCCTTCTCTGCGTATGGCAGACCAGATCATGAAAAGGATGGCGTTGCGGCGGGCGATGATTCCACTGAAATAAGCATTTTTGAGGCCCAGAAGTACTTCAACGAGACCATCATTGATGCCCAAAAGGTGACCAACAACACGAAGAACAATAATCCTGCTACTGCTATCAATTACAGAGCAGTTTCATCTCATTTGGGCAACAATGTCACCGTCGACAACATGGAGCAGCCCCCCAGATTCTCGTGGGCTTCCTCATCCGTTCATGATGAGTACTCCAGTATTAACATGGCACGGAATAACTACAGAGCCCGGTCTTTCCATGCTGCTGCTACGCCGACGGCTTCATCTGAAGCCAGTTGGAACAGCCAGACTGGTTTGTTATCCCATCCTGCTGGTACAGTTGCAGTTTCATTGCGGAGTCCTACGCAACACCATGATCAGAAGAAAAGTAGAGGAATGGCGCCATCGCCGTcgtcttcttcgtcttctccGAGGGTGAGGTGGTTTAGTTTTCCGAGAAGATGTCCATGCTCAAGCAAGAAATCAGTTCGAGTTGAAGATAAAATGTCCTCATCACAGCAACCGGCTAAGACAACCTCACCATCACATTTCCCAGCAGCAGCCCCCAGAAGTATTTCCTTGGATCTCAGAAATCAAACACCTATGTCGAAATCGGTGATGGCAGCGCGTGAAGACCAGCATGTGATGTGGGGCGAAGAACGTCGTCGTCGTTGGGAGGAGCAGCTGACAATTAAGTTACCCTCAGCTGGAAACCCTCATAATCGTTTATGCAGGCCACTTCCTGCTGCTGGGGAGTTGCAACCTCAACATACCAACGCCTTTAGTTTTCCCATATTGAAACTGAACGGGAGGGGCACATCGTGGTCCTCATCGTCCCCAGTGTTGAAGTTGCAGCAGCCTGCAACTTTAAAACAAGAACCAGCTCTGGTAAGAGAAGGTGCGGAACCCTTGACTACTAGTGTTGAAGAACAATCATCCACAACTATTTCAATCCGCAAGCCTACTATTACTGATCACTCAAGTACTACTGGTCTCACATTCCCTGGAAGTCCTCCCAAATCCAGAGTGATTATGAACAATGACGACGATTTGGGAAGCGACGCAAGTTCTGACTTATTTGAGATTGAAAGCTTCTCTGCTAGTACTCAAACAACAGCTACTGCCAACAACTACACATCAGCGTTGTACCACCAGTACAACAACTACCGCAGGGACTCAATGGAAGATGATGCTCCCAGTTTTAATGCTATTAGAGGTTTGTATCGCCGGAGAAGCAGCTTAGATATCGAGCCAATGACGCCTTCATCAGCCGATCAGTACTGCTACGAGCCTAGTGAAGCAAGCATAGACTGGAGTGTGACCACCGCAGAGGGGTTGGACCGGCCCAGCACATCGTCGGAAGCAGATTACCATCACGATGAGCTGGAAAAGACTAGCAGATCACGACGGTCGTCGTCAGCAGGGGGGAGTTATGGGTTGTTGAGCTGTCGATGGGAGAAGGCGGTGAGCGTGGGGCCTAACCCAGTGAGACTAGTGAGTAGTGGTGGCGCTGCTGTGGCTGTTGGTGATGAGGTGATGAAGCATGTGGGGAGTAGGCCACCCTTACCCAATAAACCACGCAGCTCTCATTTGTCTAATCCTCATGCAACATCATTCTATGCATAG
- the LOC126788774 gene encoding myb family transcription factor PHL7-like, translating into MYHAKKFSTASLVPHKQPQSSEQLASDSSLKNPTPCASNSASGSASAGNGKQRLRWTSDLHDRFVDAISQLGGPDRATPKGVLRVMGVPGLTIYHVKSHLQKYRLAKYLPDSPADGSKDEKKGSGDSLSCSDSSPGVQINEALRMQMEVQKRLHEQLEVQRQLQMRIEAQGKYLQKIIEEQQKLGGVLKGSDALPSAEDKQKPSQLETPSDASTMLSSPRKKHRMDDLLPSDRTASDLPPKADQKNEFVGQWDRDIYPGDGGCGFNLQTELKGAEAGVATHKGPLELRPLCDSEQ; encoded by the exons ATGTACCACGCCAAGAAATTCTCGACGGCGAGCTTAGTCCCGCATAAACAACCTCAGAGTTCTGAGCAGCTGGCGAGTGATTCATCACTGAAAAACCCAACTCCTTGTGCTTCTAATTCCGCTTCCGGTTCCGCTTCCGCCGGAAACGGCAAACAACGCCTCCGctggacctccgatctccacgaCCGCTTCGTCGATGCCATCTCTCAGCTTGGTGGACCAGATA GGGCCACACCTAAAGGTGTTCTGAGAGTGATGGGTGTTCCTGGTTTAACCATATATCATGTGAAGAGCCATTTACAG AAGTATCGTCTTGCAAAGTATCTGCCAGACTCTCCAGCTGATG GTTCTAAAGATGAGAAGAAAGGTTCTGGAGACAGTCTCTCTTGTTCAGATTCTTCTCC TGGGGTGCAAATTAATGAGGCATTAAGGATGCAGATGGAAGTTCAGAAGCGACTTCATGAACAACTTGAG GTTCAAAGACAACTACAGATGAGAATAGAGGCTCAGGGGAAGTACTTGCAGAAGATCATTGAGGAGCAACAGAAACTTGGTGGCGTCCTAAAAGGGTCTGATGCATTACCATCAGCAGAAGATAAGCAAAAGCCATCCCAGTTGGAGACACCTAGTGATGCATCTACAATGTTGTCATCTCCCCGAAAAAAACACAGGATGGATGATTTGTTGCCAAGTGATCGCACTGCGTCTGATCTGCCTCCAAAAGCTGACCAGAAAAATGAATTTGTTGGTCAGTGGGATCGGGACATCTACCCTGGTGATGGTGGATGTGGTTTCAACTTGCAAACAGAATTAAAAGGGGCAGAAGCTGGCGTTGCTACCCATAAAGGGCCTCTGGAGCTACGTCCCTTGTGTGATTCAGAACAATAG
- the LOC126789022 gene encoding adenylylsulfatase HINT1 — MAEKEAALAAVPSDSPTIFDKVINKEIPAEVVFENDKVLAFRDISPQAPTHILIIPKVRDGLIGLSKAEERHCEILGQLLYTAKLIAKQEGLEDGFRIVINDGPKGCQSVDHIHVHLIGGRQMNWPPG; from the exons ATGGCTGAGAAGGAGGCTGCTCTTGCTGCCGTTCCCTCCGATTCCCCCACCAT ATTCGACAAGGTCATCAACAAGGAAATACCGGCTGAGGTGGTGTTTGAGAACGATAAG GTCCTTGCATTTAGGGACATCAGTCCCCAGGCTCCAACCCACATTTTGATCATTCCCAAAGTTAGAGATGGTTTAATTGGATTGTCAAAG GCAGAAGAGAGGCACTGTGAGATTCTTGGTCAGCTTCTGTACACTGCCAAGCTTATTGCTAAACAGGAAGGCCTGGAGGATGGCTTCAGGATTGTGATCAATGATGGGCCAAAAGGAT gtcaATCGGTGGATCACATTCATGTCCACCTCATTGGAGGAAGGCAAATGAACTGGCCCCCAGGCTAA